The genomic stretch GAATGCTTGTCAACGTTCGTCGATAATAGAACAGATTGAACAGCATGATGCTTGCTCCCAATGCTATAAAAACAATTGAAAGCGTAGATTGGATTGTCATGTTGGAAATAGGATTGGTAATCTAATTTTAGGGGATTAAAGAATGAGAAAAGGGCTCCATTTGGAGCCCTTTGATTTATTTGCCTAGTTCGATGCTCCGCTTATACGACTCGAATACTGCATCGATAATATCGCCTTTCACAGCCTGTCTATCGAAGTGCATTAGAGCTCGAATAGTCGTTCCACCAGGGGAACTGACCATCTCGCGTAACTGAGTCACTGAGAACTCCGACTCACTGGCAAGCTTGGAAGAGCCAAGGAAAAGACCTTTGACCATTTCTGTGACTTGCTGTCGGGTGAGTCCTAATGCAACGCCAGCTTCAATCATGGATTCCATGAAGTAGTAGACGTATGCAGGGCCGGAGCCAATGACACCAGTAAAGGCATCGAATTGTTTTTCAGCCAGTATATGAACCTGGCCGATACCCTCAAAAATGGAAGGCACTGTTTCCTTCATATCATCCGTCAGATCTGAATCTTCCAGAGAGATGGCAAAAACACCTTCATTAACAAGGGCAGGGGTGTTCGGCATGACCCGTACAACCGGACTCTGGTGTTTTGTCCACTCCTTGAAATGGGCTGTTGTCAGCCCGGCACAAATGGAGATCAGGCATTTATCTGCGGTCAGCTCTCTGGAGATGTCCTTAACGACAGGCTCAGCATGCTGCGGTTTGACGGCAATAACGATATAGTCACATACCTTTGCCAAATCCTTAGCTGAATCCTGAGCTACAAGACCGCACTCTTTACCAAGTTTGGCCAATGCGACTCCGTGAAGGTCCACGCCATGAATTTCGACATCATCACGGGAAGCGAGTCCCTTGATAATGGCTGAGCCCATGTTGCCTACACCTATGAATCCGATTTTCTTTGTCATTATCCCACCAGTTCGTCTTCGTTGAAGAAGTAAGCTACCTCGGTTTTAGCAGTGTCAGGTCCATCGGAGCCATGACAGGAGTTGTTCTGCAGGTTTACACCAAAGGCTTTGCGAATGGTTCCTTCTTCTGCTTCAGCCGGGTTGGTAGCGCCCATCAGCTTGCGGTAAGAGGCTATTGCATCCTCTCCCTCAAGGCAAGAGACAACTACAGGACCGGAGATCATGTAATCAACCAGTTCTCCAAAGAAAGGGCGTTCCTTGTGAACGGCGTAAAAACCTTCAGCCTTGGCTTTGTCCATGTGCAGCATCTTCATGCCAACAATCTTCAAACCGGAATCGGTGATCATTTTAAGAATATCGGCAATAAGACCCCGCTCAACGGCGTCTGGTTTGATGATGGAAAAAGTTCTTTCAATAGCCATAGTTAGCCTCCAATTGCATGTCACGTATGCCGCAACGACATGGTTTTCAATTAATCCAAAAGACTGTCCGGAAAAACAGCCTTAACACAATAGCATTCTGTCGGAGATTTCCGCTTCACCACGCAGTTCGGAGAACCGCAGCAGAAGGTCTTCGACTTTGAGATTCTTCTTTTCCTCGCCAGCGATATCCATCACGATTTCACCCCGATGAAACATGATGAGTCTGTTGCCCATGGTAATGGCCTGATTCATATTGTGTGTGACCATAAGGGCGGTCAGTTGCTGGGACGAGACAATGTCTTCGGTAAGATCAAGGATCATGCCGGCTGTCTTGGGATCAAGAGCAGCAGTGTGTTCATCGAGTAACAACAGCTTGGGTCTGACCAACGTGGCCATCAGCATTGTAAGCGCTTGTCGTTGCCCTCCAGACAAAAGACCTGTCAAAGTCTTGAGCCTATCTTCCAATCCAAGATCGAGAATGGATAGTTTTTGTCGGAAAAAATCGCGATCCTTACTCTTGACTCCCAGCCCTAGTCCTCGCTTCATCCCTCGCTTGATAGCCATGGCAAGATTCTGTTCAATGGTAGCTCCTGCACAGGTGCCAAGCAGGGGATCCTGGAAGACTCTACCAATAACTCCAGCCCGTTTGTATTCCGGCCACCTTCCAATATCATCGCTGTCCAAAACGATACTTCCGGAATCCAATGAAAATGAACCCGCTAAGGCGTTCAGGAATGTTGATTTACCAGCGCCGTTTGAGCCGATAATCGTGATAAAATCCCCGGCATTCACCTCAAGGCTGACATTGTTCAAAGCTTGTACTTCGTTGACGTCACCTCTATTGAAGGCTTTGGACAAACTTTTGATGCTGATCATTTCTATCTCCCAGCCATGAAGCGCTTTTTCATTTGGGGCATAACTAACGCTGTGACAACCAGAAGTGCCGTTATCAGATTCAAATCGCTTGGTGTGAAGCTGAAGTCACCGAGTTTAAGGCCGAGAGCAAGGGCAATGGCGACTCTGTACATGACAGACCCCAGAAGGGCGGCAATCAAGGCCCGAGCAATGGTTTTGTTCCCGAAAATTGTTTCGCCGATAATGACTGAGGCAAGGCCAGCGATAATGGTACCTACACCCATATTGACATC from Pseudodesulfovibrio profundus encodes the following:
- a CDS encoding ABC transporter ATP-binding protein; this encodes MISIKSLSKAFNRGDVNEVQALNNVSLEVNAGDFITIIGSNGAGKSTFLNALAGSFSLDSGSIVLDSDDIGRWPEYKRAGVIGRVFQDPLLGTCAGATIEQNLAMAIKRGMKRGLGLGVKSKDRDFFRQKLSILDLGLEDRLKTLTGLLSGGQRQALTMLMATLVRPKLLLLDEHTAALDPKTAGMILDLTEDIVSSQQLTALMVTHNMNQAITMGNRLIMFHRGEIVMDIAGEEKKNLKVEDLLLRFSELRGEAEISDRMLLC
- the proC gene encoding pyrroline-5-carboxylate reductase; its protein translation is MTKKIGFIGVGNMGSAIIKGLASRDDVEIHGVDLHGVALAKLGKECGLVAQDSAKDLAKVCDYIVIAVKPQHAEPVVKDISRELTADKCLISICAGLTTAHFKEWTKHQSPVVRVMPNTPALVNEGVFAISLEDSDLTDDMKETVPSIFEGIGQVHILAEKQFDAFTGVIGSGPAYVYYFMESMIEAGVALGLTRQQVTEMVKGLFLGSSKLASESEFSVTQLREMVSSPGGTTIRALMHFDRQAVKGDIIDAVFESYKRSIELGK
- the ndk gene encoding nucleoside-diphosphate kinase; amino-acid sequence: MAIERTFSIIKPDAVERGLIADILKMITDSGLKIVGMKMLHMDKAKAEGFYAVHKERPFFGELVDYMISGPVVVSCLEGEDAIASYRKLMGATNPAEAEEGTIRKAFGVNLQNNSCHGSDGPDTAKTEVAYFFNEDELVG